The Congregibacter litoralis KT71 genome contains a region encoding:
- a CDS encoding WS/DGAT/MGAT family O-acyltransferase: MQQLSGLDASFLYLETPNSPMHISGLYIYTQETAPEGKVRFKQILEGTANRVKGIPSLTRRLKEVPLGLDHPYWIDEGDFDPEFHIRHVALPAPGDWRQLCILISRIHARPLDRSRPLWEMYVIEGLDNLEGYPKGCFALFSKMHHAAVDGASGMEITAAIHDLSADAKVEPKTVITRPDRDPSTLGLLTRAQINGLRQPLRFISVARNTVPGFAKVFMQLRRGDLQRVGTVPRVRFNGTVSAYRVFNAVSLPLEEIKGIKNAIPGATVNDVALTIVGGAMRKYLEAHSELPDESLVAMAPVNVRDTKEKGTGGNIVSTMAVQIRSDIASARERLIAVHEGTRTAKEYTNAVGAKTMTDYSQFIPSTLTAQAARLASRWGLVNQINPIYNCVITNVPGPQVPLYNTGARMLSNFGTGPVADGVGLFHVISSYCGEFTISATSCREMMPDPDFYRKCLMASFEELRDATIVKATPKRRSKAKDKPVAKRKTAAKSRAKAKPKNPAKTLAKNSAKAAPARKRA; the protein is encoded by the coding sequence ATGCAGCAGCTCAGCGGACTCGACGCGTCCTTTTTGTATCTCGAGACACCAAACTCCCCCATGCATATCTCCGGTCTGTACATCTACACCCAGGAGACCGCACCGGAGGGCAAGGTACGTTTCAAGCAGATCCTTGAGGGTACCGCGAATCGCGTCAAGGGCATCCCCAGCCTGACCCGCAGGCTCAAAGAAGTGCCCCTGGGTCTTGATCATCCGTACTGGATCGATGAGGGAGATTTCGACCCGGAGTTTCATATCCGTCATGTCGCCCTACCCGCGCCGGGCGACTGGCGTCAGCTCTGCATTCTCATTTCACGTATTCACGCAAGACCCCTGGATCGGTCGCGCCCCCTTTGGGAGATGTATGTTATCGAGGGTCTCGACAATCTCGAGGGCTATCCCAAAGGCTGCTTTGCTCTGTTCTCCAAGATGCATCATGCGGCGGTTGACGGCGCTTCGGGCATGGAAATTACCGCGGCGATTCATGACTTGAGCGCCGATGCCAAAGTCGAGCCTAAGACCGTCATCACCCGCCCTGATCGCGACCCCAGTACCTTGGGTCTCCTGACCCGTGCGCAGATCAACGGGCTGCGACAGCCTTTGAGATTTATTTCCGTAGCGCGCAACACGGTACCGGGCTTTGCGAAGGTGTTTATGCAGCTGCGCAGAGGCGATCTCCAGCGTGTCGGCACTGTCCCCCGCGTGCGATTCAACGGTACCGTATCGGCCTATCGGGTGTTTAATGCCGTGAGCCTGCCATTGGAGGAGATCAAAGGGATCAAGAACGCTATTCCTGGCGCGACGGTCAATGATGTGGCCCTCACTATTGTCGGTGGTGCCATGCGCAAGTATCTGGAGGCCCATAGCGAATTACCCGACGAATCATTGGTGGCGATGGCGCCGGTCAATGTCCGTGATACCAAGGAAAAAGGCACCGGGGGCAACATCGTATCTACCATGGCCGTACAGATTCGCAGTGATATTGCCAGCGCCCGGGAGCGTCTTATCGCAGTGCATGAAGGCACCCGCACGGCCAAGGAATACACCAATGCCGTCGGTGCAAAAACCATGACCGATTACTCGCAGTTCATTCCCAGCACTCTGACCGCCCAGGCCGCACGACTGGCAAGCCGCTGGGGCCTGGTGAATCAGATCAACCCGATTTACAACTGTGTCATCACCAACGTACCGGGACCCCAGGTGCCTCTCTACAACACCGGAGCCCGCATGCTGTCGAACTTCGGCACGGGTCCCGTTGCAGACGGCGTTGGACTGTTTCATGTGATCAGCAGCTATTGCGGTGAATTCACTATCTCGGCGACGAGCTGCCGGGAGATGATGCCGGACCCTGACTTTTACCGTAAGTGTTTGATGGCAAGCTTCGAAGAGCTTCGCGACGCAACCATAGTC
- the rpoD gene encoding RNA polymerase sigma factor RpoD, whose protein sequence is MNDAVTQQSRLKSLIAKGKEQGYLTYAEVNDHLPEDISDPDQVEDIIQMINDMGIQVFEQAPDADDLILTDGDGSADDIAAAEAAAALAAVETEAGRTTDPVRMYMREMGTVELLTREGEIVIAKRIEEGIRELMAALAFYPGAVKSVLDDYALVAKEEKKLADILVGYLNPADHVPSAQQIAEQQAAKAAGNTDDEDDNAPTGPDPVEAKKRFTALKRQFNKTEKVLAEKGRQDKASIKEMEKLGEIFKFFKFTPKVFDPLNDEARSALAGVREQEREIMRIVVRRCQMPRKEFITSFQGNESNAKWLSRHARKKDYGPKLNAHKEEIHRAQRQIGQIEEATGLTVTEIKEINRRMSMGEARARRAKKEMVEANLRLVISIAKKYTNRGLQFLDLIQEGNIGLMKAVDKFEYRRGYKFSTYATWWIRQAITRSIADQARTIRIPVHMIETINKLNRISRQMLQEMGREPTPEELGERMEMPEDKVRKVLKIAKEPISMETPIGDDEDSHLGDFIEDQTIHSPIDSATGQGLQEATKDVLGGLTAREAKVLRMRFGIDMNTDHTLEEVGKQFDVTRERIRQIEAKALRKLRHPTRSDYLRSFLDESS, encoded by the coding sequence ATGAACGACGCCGTTACACAGCAATCGCGTTTGAAGTCCCTGATTGCCAAAGGAAAAGAGCAGGGTTACCTCACCTACGCCGAGGTCAACGACCACCTCCCCGAGGACATTTCTGATCCGGATCAGGTCGAAGACATCATCCAGATGATCAACGACATGGGAATCCAGGTCTTTGAGCAGGCCCCCGATGCCGATGACCTGATCCTCACCGATGGCGATGGCTCTGCCGACGACATCGCCGCAGCGGAGGCCGCGGCAGCTCTCGCAGCCGTCGAGACCGAAGCCGGCCGGACCACGGACCCCGTGCGCATGTACATGCGCGAAATGGGTACCGTTGAGCTTCTCACCCGCGAAGGCGAGATCGTTATCGCCAAGCGCATCGAAGAAGGCATCCGGGAGCTCATGGCTGCCCTGGCGTTTTACCCCGGCGCCGTGAAGTCCGTACTGGACGATTACGCCCTGGTCGCCAAAGAAGAGAAAAAGCTCGCCGATATCCTGGTGGGCTACCTGAACCCGGCAGACCACGTGCCCTCTGCCCAGCAGATTGCCGAGCAGCAGGCGGCTAAAGCCGCAGGTAACACTGACGACGAAGATGACAACGCTCCCACGGGACCTGATCCCGTAGAGGCGAAGAAGCGCTTTACCGCCCTCAAACGTCAGTTCAACAAAACGGAAAAAGTTCTCGCCGAGAAGGGTCGTCAGGACAAGGCATCCATCAAGGAGATGGAGAAGCTTGGTGAGATCTTTAAGTTCTTCAAGTTCACACCGAAGGTTTTTGACCCCCTGAACGACGAGGCGCGCTCAGCCCTTGCCGGTGTTCGGGAGCAGGAGCGCGAGATCATGCGCATTGTGGTGCGCCGCTGCCAGATGCCCCGCAAGGAATTCATCACGTCCTTTCAGGGCAACGAGTCCAACGCAAAATGGCTGTCACGCCATGCCCGCAAGAAAGACTACGGCCCCAAGCTGAACGCCCACAAAGAAGAAATCCATCGCGCTCAGCGCCAGATCGGTCAGATTGAAGAAGCCACCGGTCTCACGGTTACCGAGATCAAAGAAATCAACCGCCGCATGTCCATGGGCGAGGCCCGGGCGCGGCGCGCCAAGAAGGAAATGGTAGAAGCTAACCTCCGCCTTGTGATTTCTATCGCCAAGAAGTACACCAACCGCGGTCTGCAGTTCCTCGACCTGATTCAGGAGGGCAACATCGGCCTGATGAAGGCGGTCGACAAGTTTGAATACCGTCGCGGATACAAGTTTTCGACCTACGCTACCTGGTGGATTCGTCAGGCCATCACGCGTTCCATTGCAGATCAGGCGCGCACCATTCGTATTCCGGTGCACATGATCGAAACCATCAACAAGCTCAACCGTATTTCCCGGCAGATGCTTCAGGAGATGGGTCGCGAGCCCACCCCCGAAGAGCTTGGCGAGCGCATGGAAATGCCCGAAGACAAAGTGCGCAAGGTGCTCAAGATTGCCAAAGAGCCCATCTCCATGGAGACACCCATCGGCGATGACGAAGACTCCCATCTGGGTGACTTTATCGAGGACCAGACGATCCACTCTCCGATCGATTCAGCGACGGGTCAGGGTCTTCAGGAAGCGACCAAAGACGTCCTGGGCGGTCTGACGGCGCGCGAGGCCAAGGTGCTGCGCATGCGCTTCGGTATTGATATGAACACGGACCACACTCTGGAAGAAGTCGGTAAGCAGTTTGACGTAACGCGGGAGCGTATCCGCCAGATCGAAGCGAAGGCGCTGCGAAAGTTGCGCCATCCGACGCGGTCGGACTATCTCCGCAGCTTCCTGGACGAAAGCTCCTAA
- the dnaG gene encoding DNA primase, which yields MAGRIPQSFIDDLLDRVDIVDVIDRRVKLKKTGKNFSARCPFHDEKSPSFSVNPEKQFYYCFGCGAGGNALGFIMDYENIDFPQAVENLATGVGLEVVREESRGQGASPQGESPNKPLYELMERSAAFYKDALRTHENRQPAVEYLKNRGLTGVVARDFGLGLAPAGWDNLLKHLGDDEQTLSRAITAGMLVKNDKGRVYDRFRDRIVFPIRDRRGRVIAFGGRVLGDDKPKYLNSPESPIFHKGRELYGLYEARRANRKLDRIIVVEGYMDVIALAQAGISYAVATLGTATSTEHLERIFRVVPEVVFCFDGDEAGRKAAERALHNTLPTMADGRQARFLFLREGEDPDSLVRKDGTQAFLDLVHAAVPLEEFLFQSQANGLDIGTMEGRASLSKRALPLIRILPEGVYRELMFQSLAERTGLELASLMKLELPPPEPPPAPEKARHGGASDSGFGSSANSYPDHHLPQYSDEFADNYPDIDSGDYYASMDGGPPPDAGAWAPSDDEPTPRQRAPLGQAPRAHATLTQAAIALLLHKPAVAALADAHALSALEGREGELLKAIIELLQKRPESSTGMLLGHWHGSSEGELLAELAGQERLIPTDGIEAQFQDIIRRLTLLPLRQRIMEEISGLKSRPYAQLTADDKARLPELIRALRDLDTRSGPGGQ from the coding sequence ATGGCCGGACGGATTCCCCAAAGCTTCATCGATGACCTGTTGGATCGCGTCGACATCGTCGACGTCATAGACCGTCGCGTAAAACTCAAAAAAACCGGCAAGAATTTTAGCGCCCGCTGCCCCTTCCACGACGAAAAGTCACCGTCTTTCAGCGTCAATCCCGAAAAACAGTTTTACTACTGTTTCGGCTGCGGGGCGGGCGGTAACGCCCTCGGCTTTATCATGGACTACGAGAATATCGACTTCCCCCAGGCGGTGGAAAACCTCGCCACGGGGGTCGGACTCGAGGTTGTCCGGGAGGAAAGCCGGGGCCAGGGAGCGTCTCCCCAGGGCGAGTCGCCAAACAAACCCCTCTACGAATTGATGGAGCGCTCCGCTGCGTTTTACAAGGATGCCCTGAGAACCCACGAAAACCGCCAGCCTGCCGTTGAATACCTCAAGAATCGCGGTCTTACGGGGGTTGTTGCCCGGGATTTTGGCCTTGGCCTGGCGCCCGCCGGATGGGACAACCTCCTGAAACATCTGGGGGACGACGAACAAACGCTGTCCCGAGCCATCACCGCTGGCATGCTGGTTAAGAATGATAAAGGCCGCGTCTATGACCGCTTCCGGGACCGAATTGTGTTTCCTATCCGGGACCGTCGCGGCCGTGTGATCGCCTTCGGCGGCAGGGTGCTGGGAGACGACAAACCCAAGTATCTGAACTCCCCGGAATCACCCATTTTTCATAAAGGCCGTGAGCTTTACGGCCTTTATGAGGCGCGGCGAGCCAATCGCAAACTCGATCGCATCATCGTGGTAGAGGGCTACATGGACGTGATTGCCCTGGCCCAGGCTGGCATCAGCTATGCCGTGGCGACCCTCGGCACCGCCACGAGCACGGAGCATTTGGAGCGCATCTTCCGCGTCGTGCCCGAGGTGGTGTTTTGCTTTGATGGCGACGAAGCAGGGCGTAAAGCGGCGGAGCGGGCCCTGCACAACACCCTGCCGACCATGGCCGACGGACGCCAGGCCCGATTTTTGTTTCTGCGGGAGGGCGAAGATCCCGACTCCCTGGTGCGCAAAGACGGGACCCAGGCCTTTTTAGATCTGGTGCATGCCGCCGTACCCCTGGAGGAGTTTCTCTTCCAGAGTCAGGCAAACGGGCTGGACATTGGCACCATGGAGGGTCGCGCCAGCCTGTCCAAGCGGGCGCTGCCTCTCATTCGCATACTGCCCGAGGGCGTCTATCGGGAGCTGATGTTCCAGTCTTTGGCAGAGCGCACCGGCTTAGAGCTTGCCAGCCTGATGAAACTCGAACTGCCGCCCCCGGAGCCGCCTCCCGCTCCAGAAAAGGCCCGTCACGGTGGAGCGTCTGACAGCGGCTTCGGCAGCAGCGCAAACAGCTATCCGGATCACCACTTGCCTCAATACTCCGATGAATTCGCCGATAATTACCCAGATATCGACTCAGGTGACTACTACGCCTCAATGGACGGAGGGCCACCCCCGGATGCGGGTGCCTGGGCCCCTTCAGACGATGAACCCACCCCCCGACAACGCGCGCCCCTGGGTCAGGCGCCCCGCGCGCATGCGACGCTGACCCAGGCTGCCATTGCCCTGTTACTGCACAAACCCGCCGTCGCTGCCCTGGCGGACGCCCATGCCCTGTCTGCGCTGGAAGGTCGGGAGGGGGAGTTACTCAAAGCCATTATCGAGTTACTGCAAAAACGCCCCGAGTCCAGCACCGGCATGCTTCTGGGCCATTGGCATGGCAGCAGCGAAGGCGAGCTTCTCGCAGAACTTGCGGGGCAGGAAAGACTGATACCCACAGATGGTATCGAAGCACAGTTTCAGGACATCATCAGACGCCTGACACTGCTGCCCCTCCGCCAGCGGATTATGGAGGAGATCAGCGGCCTGAAGAGTCGCCCCTACGCCCAGCTCACCGCCGATGACAAGGCGCGGCTACCGGAGCTCATCCGTGCCCTGCGCGACCTGGACACCCGAAGTGGTCCCGGCGGCCAGTAA
- a CDS encoding GatB/YqeY domain-containing protein, translated as MSESTVTPSETQAAIKAAMKEAMKSRDKERLSTIRLIQAEFKRIEVDERIVLDEARVIAVLDKMLKQRRDSQKQYEDADREDLASQEASEIAVIQEFLPQQLSDEELDTIIDNAISAADGSGMQAMGAVMGQLKPQLQGRADMGAVSQKVKARLVG; from the coding sequence ATGAGCGAATCGACCGTTACTCCTTCAGAAACCCAGGCTGCGATCAAAGCCGCCATGAAGGAGGCGATGAAAAGTCGTGATAAAGAGCGACTCTCCACCATTCGTCTCATCCAGGCCGAATTCAAGCGAATAGAAGTCGACGAGCGCATCGTTTTGGACGAAGCGCGGGTTATCGCTGTGCTCGACAAGATGTTGAAGCAACGGCGGGATTCGCAAAAGCAGTACGAAGACGCAGATCGCGAAGATCTCGCCAGCCAGGAAGCTTCAGAAATTGCTGTCATTCAGGAATTTCTTCCCCAGCAGCTCAGCGACGAAGAGCTCGACACCATTATTGATAACGCCATTTCAGCGGCCGACGGCTCAGGAATGCAGGCCATGGGCGCAGTCATGGGACAGCTCAAACCCCAGCTTCAGGGCCGTGCCGACATGGGCGCAGTCAGCCAGAAAGTTAAAGCCCGTCTCGTCGGCTAA
- the rpsU gene encoding 30S ribosomal protein S21: protein MPHIKVKENEPFDVALRRFKRSCEKAGVLSEVRRREHYEKPTTVRKRAAAAAVKRHLKKISRENRKRVRLY, encoded by the coding sequence ATGCCCCACATCAAGGTAAAAGAGAACGAGCCTTTCGACGTCGCTTTGCGTCGTTTCAAGCGTTCATGCGAGAAAGCCGGTGTTCTTTCTGAAGTACGTCGTCGTGAGCACTACGAGAAGCCGACTACGGTACGTAAGCGCGCGGCTGCGGCTGCGGTAAAGCGTCACCTCAAGAAGATTTCCCGCGAGAACCGTAAGCGCGTTCGCCTCTACTAG
- the tsaD gene encoding tRNA (adenosine(37)-N6)-threonylcarbamoyltransferase complex transferase subunit TsaD has translation MNVLGIETSCDETGVALYNTERGLLAHALYSQIAVHREYGGVVPELASRDHVRKTLPLVREVVEAAGLSHGDVDAVAYTAGPGLIGALMVGATTARSLALGWGVPALGVHHMEGHLLAPMLEESRPSFPFVALLVSGGHTQLVRVDGIGQYKLLGESLDDAAGEAFDKAAKMLGLPYPGGPHIARIAQEGNPDRFTFPRPMIKHPGLDFSFSGLKTHTLTTVRSLEKQSPLTEQDKADVARAFEEAVVSTLVIKCRRALEQESLNRLVMAGGVSANRNLREQLATTLGKKGAEVFYPAPQFCTDNGAMIAYAGAQRLAAGQVDGDDVQVRPRWPMTELPPIPANSPGESAL, from the coding sequence ATGAACGTTCTTGGTATCGAAACATCCTGCGACGAGACGGGCGTCGCGCTCTATAACACCGAGCGCGGCCTCCTGGCGCACGCCCTGTACAGTCAGATCGCGGTGCATCGTGAATACGGCGGCGTGGTGCCCGAATTGGCGTCCCGGGATCACGTGCGCAAGACCCTGCCCCTGGTCCGGGAGGTGGTCGAAGCCGCTGGACTGTCCCATGGTGACGTGGATGCCGTGGCCTACACAGCGGGTCCGGGTCTCATCGGCGCATTAATGGTGGGTGCAACGACGGCAAGGTCCCTGGCACTGGGTTGGGGGGTGCCTGCCCTGGGTGTCCATCATATGGAGGGTCATCTCCTGGCACCGATGCTGGAAGAGAGTCGTCCTTCCTTTCCCTTTGTGGCGCTCCTGGTGTCCGGAGGACATACGCAACTGGTACGCGTGGATGGCATCGGGCAGTACAAGCTGCTGGGAGAATCCCTGGACGATGCCGCAGGAGAGGCTTTTGACAAGGCCGCCAAAATGCTCGGATTGCCCTATCCCGGAGGGCCGCACATCGCCCGCATTGCCCAGGAGGGGAATCCTGATCGATTTACCTTCCCCCGGCCCATGATCAAGCATCCGGGTCTGGACTTCTCCTTTAGCGGCCTGAAAACACACACCCTCACGACGGTGCGCTCCCTGGAGAAGCAGTCCCCCCTGACGGAGCAGGATAAAGCGGATGTCGCCCGCGCTTTTGAAGAGGCCGTGGTATCCACCCTGGTGATCAAGTGCCGTCGGGCCCTGGAGCAGGAAAGCCTGAATCGTCTGGTCATGGCTGGAGGTGTCAGTGCCAACCGGAATCTTCGTGAGCAACTGGCCACCACGCTGGGTAAAAAAGGGGCCGAGGTGTTCTATCCCGCACCGCAATTCTGCACGGATAATGGCGCGATGATCGCCTATGCGGGGGCTCAGCGTTTAGCTGCGGGGCAGGTCGATGGTGATGATGTTCAGGTAAGGCCGCGCTGGCCTATGACCGAGTTACCGCCCATCCCTGCCAATTCGCCCGGGGAGAGCGCCCTGTGA